GTAATATTTAAACTATCTTTTAAATGCTTGGTTAGTTGTTTTAATTCTAACGCATTATTTAAAGCCTCTGCAGGTGTTATTTTTTTTAATTGCTGTAAAAAATTTTCTAGGATAAAATATTCTTTCCATTTTTCAATTTCTTTTGTCGAAGTTTTATCAAGTTCTGTATATTTAGGATGCTTAACAGCTGTATCCATTCCTGTTTTTTGAATAGGTGTATTTGTTTTGTTTTCTTCTTTTTTACAAGAAAAAATAAAAAATACTAAAGAAAGTAAAAGAAATAAATAATGTTTCATTTATGAGAAATTAAAGCTGTAAAAATACCTATTTTATTCGATTTAATAGCAATGATAAAAATAGATTAAATCGAATTTATATGTTTTAAAGTATCAAAATTAAAATTGATTGTAAGTTTTTAAGTTAAAGTTCGTCTACCATATTTTTAGATACATATTGTAACTTATGTTGTATTTAAATAAGAAAAAATACATTTGTATAAATAAAGAGTCATTAAGATGAAAAAAATTATAGAAAATAGTTTAGAAAAATCAATTTCATATCCAGCATATAGAACGCTTGTAAAAAATTTGTTAGATGAAGGGAAATCAACAGGACCTAATCAATCAGAAGATTTATTAAATTATAGTTTGTTAAATGATAAACGCATGAAGCGTTTAGATAAAACAATAAAAGTTTCAGAAGAAACAGTTGCAAAACTAAAAGAAGTAAAAGAGCCTCAAACTTGGTTGGTATTAACTGAAGGTTGGTGTGGTGATGCTGCTCAGAATTTACCTGTTATTAATAAAATAGCCGAAGAAAATGATAATATTCAATTAAAAGTAGTTTTAAGAGATGAAAATTTACCATTAATGGATGCTTTTTTAACAAATGGTGGACGTTCTATTCCTAAATTAATTGCTTTAGATAAAAATAATGAAGTAATTAATACTTGGGGTCCAAGACCTGCTACTGCTACTAAAATGGTTGTTGATTATAAAGCAACACACGGAAGTTTAGATGCTGATTTTAAAAAAGATTTACAAATTTGGTATAATAAAAATAAGGGAATCAATGTTCAAGAAAATATTGTTGCCTTGTTAAAATAAAAACAACTTTTTAATATAAAATAAATCTCCTTTTTGTTTATCAGAAAGGAGGTTTTGTTTTCTGTATCTTTGCAACTCAGAAAGAATAATTATGTTAGTAGATTTTAATACAT
The Tenacibaculum pacificus DNA segment above includes these coding regions:
- a CDS encoding thioredoxin family protein — its product is MKKIIENSLEKSISYPAYRTLVKNLLDEGKSTGPNQSEDLLNYSLLNDKRMKRLDKTIKVSEETVAKLKEVKEPQTWLVLTEGWCGDAAQNLPVINKIAEENDNIQLKVVLRDENLPLMDAFLTNGGRSIPKLIALDKNNEVINTWGPRPATATKMVVDYKATHGSLDADFKKDLQIWYNKNKGINVQENIVALLK